The Mesorhizobium sp. M1D.F.Ca.ET.043.01.1.1 genome contains a region encoding:
- a CDS encoding DNA repair exonuclease — protein MFRFIHSSDLHIGKRFGNMPEDLRGRLREARHGAISRLAEQARVHGASTILLAGDTFDTETPTPAMLRQAMAEMSQSAPLRWILLPGNHDSLLADQLWSAADSVVPDNVLLATRPETLTIGADVALLPAPCTTRRPGRDLTEWMNSAATPQGAIRLGLAHGAIQNFSEDSAASDVIAPDRATKAGLDYLALGDWHGPVTINERSRYSGAPEPDRFKHDTPGQALVVSIAGPGAVPEIVAVETASFSWKTAPLHLLSGDDSAAAFEALLPPAHLRRQTLLRIAASGRVRLSGRTILQAAIAVAAPDFAYLELDGDGLATDCESGDLDRIDRSGALREAAQALLDESSDETRSAVERDISREALVRLFSYCEAMGS, from the coding sequence ATGTTTCGATTCATCCACAGCTCCGATCTTCATATCGGCAAGCGGTTCGGCAACATGCCAGAGGATCTGCGCGGGCGGCTCCGTGAAGCGCGCCATGGCGCGATCAGCCGGCTGGCAGAGCAGGCACGCGTCCATGGTGCATCCACCATACTTCTGGCCGGCGATACGTTCGATACCGAAACGCCCACTCCAGCGATGTTGCGGCAGGCCATGGCCGAGATGAGCCAGAGCGCGCCTCTGCGCTGGATATTGCTGCCTGGCAACCATGATTCCCTGTTGGCTGATCAATTGTGGAGTGCAGCGGACAGCGTTGTGCCGGACAATGTCCTGCTGGCGACGCGGCCCGAAACCCTGACCATTGGCGCGGACGTGGCGCTGCTGCCTGCACCTTGCACCACCCGCAGACCCGGTCGCGACCTTACCGAGTGGATGAACAGCGCCGCGACGCCGCAAGGCGCCATCCGGCTCGGCCTTGCTCATGGCGCTATTCAGAACTTTTCCGAAGATTCAGCAGCGTCCGATGTCATTGCACCAGATCGCGCGACTAAGGCCGGCCTCGATTATCTGGCACTTGGCGACTGGCACGGACCCGTCACCATCAATGAGCGCAGCCGTTATAGCGGTGCGCCCGAACCTGACCGTTTCAAGCATGATACACCCGGTCAGGCCCTTGTCGTTTCCATTGCCGGGCCTGGCGCCGTGCCCGAGATCGTGGCCGTTGAAACAGCTAGCTTTTCCTGGAAAACCGCTCCCCTGCATCTGCTGTCTGGCGACGACAGCGCCGCGGCATTTGAAGCGTTGCTTCCACCGGCTCATCTGCGGCGTCAGACTTTGCTGCGAATTGCCGCGTCTGGCCGGGTGCGGTTAAGTGGGCGAACGATCCTTCAAGCGGCGATCGCGGTAGCCGCGCCCGACTTCGCCTATCTGGAACTGGACGGGGACGGGCTCGCGACCGACTGCGAAAGTGGCGATTTGGATCGGATCGACCGCTCTGGTGCCCTTCGCGAGGCAGCGCAGGCACTGTTGGATGAAAGCAGCGACGAAACCCGGTCGGCTGTCGAACGCGACATATCGCGAGAAGCACTGGTTCGGTTGTTCAGCTATTGCGAGGCGATGGGATCATGA